From Triticum aestivum cultivar Chinese Spring chromosome 7B, IWGSC CS RefSeq v2.1, whole genome shotgun sequence:
GGGTTTTGttcacatttttttccttttctttctttagaTGTTTATTCACAATTCCTGGGTAGAAATAGTACCATCCAGGGGCGGTGCCAGGGCCTCCAGATCAGAATGTCAAATGCATCTTAGAATTTTAAGCTTCTCCTCTTGTTGATCAtcgcccttttcttttcttttcagagTAACAGGGAGATCACGTCCCCTGTTCCACTATGCATGATTAGTTAATCCTGGTCCTGACTATGTTGGTTCTCATGCATCTATAGGTGTTTGATCACAGGTTGAAATGGACCCTCCAGTTGCCGATCCTGGACCGACCAAGGATGAAGGTCAGCAACACATATCAGAATGACGAACATTGTTTATCAACTTTAAGTCACTGATGGTGATTCCAAGTTATGTGTTTGCAGGTGTTGGATCTAAGGGTGAAATGGATCTTCCAGTTGCCAATCCTGGACCAGTGAGGGATGATGGTGCGCTTCTCCAGTGCCCGTATTGTGATTCCGAAGCAATGCACAAACTAGCGCAATTCTTGCTCCCTGGTTTGGCTGCGGTCTGTGTCGACGGTACGACGGGTGATCTGTTCAGGAACCCGTCTGTTGTTGCTGTTGACCTCAGGCAAGAAATGGTGGACTACGTTACACAAAGAAGTGAAACGTTCATAGCTGATACTCTCATTGAATCGGAGGTGGAACAAAACGCCGAGAATCAAATGCCAGATGACCCTTATGAGATCATATCAATCTTCATGGATGATTTCAGTCGCACGAAAAGGAATATCATTGGCCATGTCTCTGGGTGGTTGCTAAGCGACAGTCGCGAAGATAAGATCGATGATTTTGTCCAAGAAATGGATATGACCCGCTTCTGGCCGTTAGAGAGGAGAGAAGCAATCGCCGGGGTCCTCCTCAAGAATGTGGACATTAAAACCAAGTTCCACTGCCCTGAGAAATATGAAGATGAAGAACGTCTTGCTCATCACAAGGCACAGTGTAGCTTCAGGCCTGTCACTTGCCCGAACGATGGATGCCGAGCGAAAATTTCTGTCCGGTGCATGCAGGATCATGATGCAGCTTGTCTCTTCAAGATCCTTCAGTGCGAGCAGAACTGCGAGAAACGGCTTCTGAGGCGTGATATGGATAGACATTGCGTTACTGTCTGCCCCATGAGGCCCATGAAGTGCCCTTTCGGTTGTGATTCTTCGTTCCCTGAACATAACCTCGAGGATCACTGTT
This genomic window contains:
- the LOC123161999 gene encoding uncharacterized protein, coding for MDPPVADPGPTKDEGVGSKGEMDLPVANPGPVRDDGALLQCPYCDSEAMHKLAQFLLPGLAAVCVDGTTGDLFRNPSVVAVDLRQEMVDYVTQRSETFIADTLIESEVEQNAENQMPDDPYEIISIFMDDFSRTKRNIIGHVSGWLLSDSREDKIDDFVQEMDMTRFWPLERREAIAGVLLKNVDIKTKFHCPEKYEDEERLAHHKAQCSFRPVTCPNDGCRAKISVRCMQDHDAACLFKILQCEQNCEKRLLRRDMDRHCVTVCPMRPMKCPFGCDSSFPEHNLEDHCSECLQQHLLKVLQVIHKKALTADQLNDRALELEKSEERGKLAKARDARSLTNIVKDLEAKKKPPS